Proteins from a single region of Aureibacter tunicatorum:
- the rpoB gene encoding DNA-directed RNA polymerase subunit beta: protein MANNIHSSRKSFSSIKKVIDYPDFLDVQVESFEDFFQLETTAEKRSQEGLYKVFAENFPITDSRENFVLEFIDYTVDPPKYSVQESIDRGLTYSVPLKAKLRLSCNDEDNEDFETIEQEVFLGNIPYMTSKGSFVINGAERVIVSQLHRSPGVFFAQSKHTNGTKLYSARIIPFKGSWIEFATDVNNVMYAYIDRKKKFPVTTLLRAIGYGSDKDILDLFGLSEEIEATKAALNGVIGRRLAARVLRTWTEDFVDEDTGEVVSIDRNEVILERDELITEENIEEILDSGSRSVILHKADVNITDYSIIYNTLQKDPSNSEKEAVEQIYRQLRNSESPDEQTARDLIHNLFFSDKRYDLGEVGRYRINKKLGISLDTDQRVLTNEDIILIVRYLIGLINSKAVVDDIDHLSNRRVRTVGEQLYAQFGVGLARMARTIKERMNVRDNEEFKPVDLINARTLSSVINSFFGTNQLSQFMDQTNPLAEITHKRRMSALGPGGLSRERAGFEVRDVHYTHYGRLCTIETPEGPNIGLISSLCVHAKVNSMGFIETPYRKVNEGKVTDDLVYLTAEEEDGKNIAQAKVPLNSDGTFKDDVIKARLEGDFPVLPPTEISYMDVAPNQIVSVAASMIPFLEHDDANRALMGSNMQRQAVPLLKPNSPIVGTGLEAQAARDSRALIVAEGDGVIDFVDAKKIVVRYDLNEDQKLVGFSNELITYDIIKFRRTNQDTCLNLKPIVLQGQRVVKGEILTEGYATQTGELALGQNLQVAYMPWQGYNFEDAIVISEKVVRDDIFTSIHIDEYELEVRDTKRGEEELTSEIPNVSEEAVKNLDENGIIRTGAEIKEGDILIGKITPKGETDPTPEEKLLRAIFGDKAGDVKDASLKASPSLRGVVIETKLFSRPKKDKDLRAKARKDVEVLKKKYSSDLLKIRGVMIQKMAELLENKTCQGVFHKFGEEILAKGVGFSVANIEHNIFPAKNVFRDESTYNVPEEVNLLSDLILDDWTDDQHLNGLLKQLVTNYNLGRNELIGQFKKERFTLEVGDELPAGIVKLAKVYIAKKRKLKVGDKMAGRHGNKGVVAKIVREEDMPFLEDGTPVDICLNPLGVPSRMNIGQLYETVLGWAGLKLGRKYSTPIFDGATLEEVSSEIKEAGLPEYGRTYLYDGLSGERFDQPVTVGIAYMLKLGHLVDDKMHARSIGPYSLITQQPLGGKAQFGGQRFGEMEVWALEAFGAANILQEILTIKSDDVIGRAKAYEAIVKGENMAKPNVPESFNVLVHELRGLALEITLN, encoded by the coding sequence TTGGCTAATAATATTCACTCTAGTAGAAAGAGCTTCTCTTCAATTAAAAAAGTCATCGACTATCCTGACTTTCTTGATGTTCAGGTGGAGTCATTCGAGGACTTTTTTCAGTTAGAGACCACTGCTGAAAAAAGGTCGCAAGAAGGATTGTATAAAGTTTTCGCAGAGAATTTCCCGATTACCGATAGTAGGGAAAACTTTGTGCTTGAATTTATAGATTATACAGTCGACCCTCCCAAGTATTCCGTTCAGGAATCCATAGACCGCGGCCTTACGTATTCTGTACCATTGAAAGCTAAGCTTCGACTTTCTTGCAATGATGAGGATAACGAGGATTTCGAAACCATCGAGCAAGAAGTGTTCTTGGGCAATATACCTTATATGACTTCCAAAGGGTCATTCGTCATTAATGGTGCTGAGAGAGTTATCGTATCTCAGTTGCATCGCTCCCCAGGCGTATTTTTCGCACAGAGTAAGCATACGAACGGTACTAAGCTTTATTCAGCTAGGATTATTCCTTTCAAAGGTTCTTGGATTGAATTCGCCACTGACGTAAACAATGTGATGTATGCTTACATCGATCGTAAGAAAAAGTTTCCAGTGACGACTCTTCTTAGAGCGATTGGTTATGGCTCTGATAAAGACATTTTGGATCTTTTCGGACTTTCTGAAGAGATCGAAGCTACGAAAGCTGCTTTGAACGGTGTGATCGGTAGAAGATTGGCAGCGCGTGTTTTAAGAACTTGGACAGAGGATTTCGTTGATGAGGATACAGGAGAAGTTGTGTCTATCGATAGAAACGAAGTGATTCTGGAAAGAGATGAGCTGATTACTGAAGAAAACATTGAGGAAATTCTTGATTCTGGTTCAAGATCAGTGATTCTTCATAAAGCTGATGTTAACATCACAGATTACAGCATCATCTATAATACTTTGCAAAAAGACCCTTCTAACAGTGAGAAAGAAGCTGTTGAGCAAATTTATCGTCAGTTGAGAAACAGTGAGTCTCCGGATGAGCAAACTGCGAGAGATTTGATACATAACTTGTTCTTCAGTGACAAGCGTTATGATCTTGGAGAAGTAGGTCGTTATAGAATAAACAAGAAGTTGGGTATCTCTCTTGATACAGATCAAAGAGTACTAACAAATGAAGATATTATACTTATCGTAAGATATCTAATTGGTCTGATTAACTCAAAAGCAGTAGTCGATGATATTGACCACTTGAGTAACAGACGTGTTAGAACGGTAGGTGAGCAGCTATATGCTCAATTTGGTGTAGGTTTGGCTCGTATGGCCAGAACTATCAAAGAGAGAATGAATGTTCGTGATAATGAGGAATTCAAACCGGTTGATTTGATCAACGCGAGAACGCTTTCTTCAGTTATTAATTCATTCTTTGGTACCAACCAGTTGTCTCAGTTTATGGATCAAACAAATCCGCTTGCTGAGATTACTCACAAAAGAAGAATGTCAGCATTAGGACCCGGAGGTCTTTCAAGAGAAAGAGCTGGTTTCGAGGTTCGTGACGTTCACTATACACACTATGGTAGACTTTGTACTATTGAGACTCCTGAAGGTCCAAACATTGGTTTGATTTCATCTCTTTGTGTTCATGCTAAAGTGAACAGCATGGGATTCATTGAAACTCCGTACCGTAAAGTAAATGAAGGGAAAGTTACTGACGACTTGGTGTACTTAACGGCAGAGGAAGAAGATGGTAAGAATATCGCCCAAGCTAAAGTGCCGTTGAATAGTGATGGAACTTTCAAGGATGATGTGATTAAAGCAAGGCTTGAAGGTGATTTTCCTGTTCTTCCACCAACGGAAATATCTTATATGGATGTAGCTCCTAATCAGATTGTTTCGGTTGCCGCTTCTATGATTCCATTCTTGGAGCATGATGATGCGAACCGTGCGTTGATGGGATCAAACATGCAGCGTCAAGCAGTTCCTTTGTTGAAACCAAATTCGCCAATTGTTGGTACAGGTCTTGAAGCTCAAGCGGCGAGAGATTCTAGAGCTCTTATTGTAGCTGAAGGAGATGGTGTTATCGATTTTGTGGATGCTAAGAAGATCGTAGTAAGATATGATCTAAATGAAGATCAAAAGTTAGTTGGCTTTAGCAATGAGTTGATTACTTATGACATCATTAAGTTTAGAAGAACTAACCAAGACACATGCTTGAACCTTAAGCCAATTGTATTGCAAGGTCAAAGAGTAGTTAAAGGTGAGATTCTTACTGAAGGATATGCTACGCAGACTGGAGAATTGGCTCTTGGACAAAACTTGCAAGTGGCTTATATGCCTTGGCAAGGGTATAACTTTGAGGATGCGATTGTAATTTCCGAAAAGGTTGTTAGAGATGACATCTTTACTTCAATTCACATTGATGAGTATGAACTAGAAGTTAGGGATACTAAGAGAGGTGAAGAGGAATTGACTTCTGAAATTCCTAACGTAAGTGAAGAGGCTGTTAAGAATCTTGACGAAAATGGAATCATCAGAACTGGTGCTGAAATCAAAGAAGGCGACATCTTAATTGGTAAGATTACTCCAAAAGGTGAGACTGACCCGACTCCGGAAGAGAAACTTCTAAGAGCAATCTTTGGTGATAAAGCTGGTGATGTTAAAGATGCTTCATTGAAAGCTTCTCCTTCATTGAGAGGTGTTGTTATTGAGACAAAATTATTCTCAAGACCTAAGAAAGATAAAGATTTGAGAGCTAAAGCGAGAAAAGACGTTGAGGTTCTTAAGAAAAAATATAGCTCTGATCTATTGAAAATCAGGGGTGTTATGATTCAGAAAATGGCTGAATTATTGGAAAATAAGACTTGTCAAGGTGTTTTCCATAAATTTGGCGAAGAGATATTGGCTAAAGGAGTTGGATTCTCTGTAGCGAATATCGAGCATAACATTTTCCCTGCGAAAAATGTGTTCAGAGATGAAAGCACATATAATGTTCCTGAGGAAGTTAACTTATTGTCAGATCTTATCTTGGATGATTGGACTGATGATCAGCACCTGAATGGCTTATTGAAGCAGTTGGTGACAAACTATAATTTGGGACGAAATGAGCTGATTGGACAATTCAAAAAGGAAAGATTTACTCTAGAAGTTGGAGATGAGCTTCCTGCAGGTATTGTCAAGTTGGCTAAAGTTTATATCGCGAAGAAGCGTAAGCTTAAAGTAGGTGATAAGATGGCCGGTCGTCACGGTAACAAAGGTGTTGTCGCGAAAATCGTAAGAGAAGAGGATATGCCTTTCTTGGAAGATGGAACGCCGGTTGATATTTGCCTTAACCCGCTAGGTGTACCTTCTCGTATGAACATTGGTCAGCTATATGAAACAGTTCTTGGATGGGCAGGATTGAAGTTGGGTAGAAAGTATTCTACGCCGATATTCGATGGAGCTACATTGGAGGAAGTTTCGTCTGAGATCAAAGAAGCAGGTTTGCCGGAATACGGTAGAACTTACTTGTATGATGGTCTATCGGGTGAGCGATTTGATCAACCAGTTACAGTGGGTATAGCTTACATGTTGAAGCTAGGTCACTTGGTGGATGATAAAATGCACGCTCGTTCTATTGGTCCTTACTCTTTGATTACGCAACAGCCGCTTGGTGGTAAAGCACAATTTGGTGGTCAGCGTTTTGGAGAGATGGAAGTGTGGGCTCTTGAGGCATTTGGCGCAGCCAATATCCTGCAAGAGATTCTTACAATCAAATCGGATGATGTAATAGGTAGAGCCAAAGCTTATGAAGCTATCGTTAAGGGAGAGAATATGGCTAAACCTAACGTTCCAGAGTCATTCAACGTGTTAGTGCACGAATTGAGAGGTTTGGCATTGGAAATTACATTAAACTAA
- the rpoC gene encoding DNA-directed RNA polymerase subunit beta', translated as MAFRKNRKISTDFNKVTISLASPESILESSHGEVTQPETINYRTYKPEMGGLFCERIFGPVKDWECHCGKYKRIRYKGIICDRCGVEVTEKKVRRERMGHIELVVPVAHIWYFKSLPNKIGYLLGLPTKKLDQIIYYERYVVIQPGIKEDDGIEKMDFLTEDEYLDIIDKLPRENQLLDDDDPQKFIAKMGAEALEMLLSRTELDTLSYDLRHQAATDTSQQRKTEALKRLRVVEAFRDSKTRIENRPEWMVIKMVPVIPPELRPLVPLDGGRFATSDLNDLYRRVIIRNNRLKRLIDIKAPEVILRNEKRMLQEAVDSLFDNSRKVNAVRSEGNRALKSLSDMLKGKQGRFRQNLLGKRVDYSGRSVIVVGPELKMHECGLPKNMAAELFKPFVIRKLIERGIVKTVKSAKKIVDRKDPVVWDILENVLKGHPVLLNRAPTLHRLGIQAFQPKLIEGKAIQLHPLVCTAFNADFDGDQMAVHVPLGHEAILEASILMLASHNILNPANGNPIAVPSQDMVLGLYYLTKGRRSTPDHPIEGEGLTFYGAEEVVIAINEGRLSKNAIIKVRTKVRNDETGELETKIIETVAGRVLVNQFVPEEVGYVNELLSKKALQVIISNVFKIVGMARTAQFLDDIKHLGFQTAYKGGLSMGLGDIMIPDEKEALINQAKDEVSVVWDNYQMGLITDNERYNQVIDIWTKINSQLTTTLMTQLEDDEQGFNSIYMMMHSGARGSREQIRQLGGMRGLMAKPQKNIAGSVGAIIENPILSNFKEGLDVIEYFISTHGARKGLADTALKTADAGYLTRRLVDVAQDVVIHESDCGTLRGLAVTPLKDNEEIVEPLSERILGRTSVHDVFRPGAEEDEVPILKAGEEITEELAKRVDDAGIDEIEIRSVLTCEAKQGVCSKCYGRNLATARMSQLGDSVGVIAAQSIGEPGTQLTLRTFHVGGTASHIAEEASIDARFDGIVKFDEIRSISTKNQDDKDTQVVLGRTGEIKIMEAKSGKELGSNNVPYGAFLNVKDGQKVSKGDKLCSWDPFNAVIVTEFAGKVEFESVQEGITYKVEADEATGHQEKVIIETKDKTKNPTINITGGKEERSYSIPVGAHLSVEDGDEVIAGQVLVKIPRMTGKSADITGGLPRVTELFEARNPSSPAVVSEIDGVVSYGGIKRGNREIFVESKDGIKKRYLVPLSRHILVQENDFVKAGMRLSDGAKTPADILSIEGPTKVQEYVVNEIQAVYRLQGVKINDKHIEVIVRQMMQKVIIVDPGDTIFLANQLVDKLQFSEENDNVLEKKVVTDAGDSSSMRAGQIITSRQLRDENSALKRKDLKIVKVRDAQAAVSKPTLQGITQASLGTESFISAASFQETTKVLSEASIRGKQDLLKGLKENVIVGHLIPAGTGTRAFQGPIVTPKDDYEVGDYASTASIKGAKA; from the coding sequence ATGGCTTTTAGAAAAAATAGAAAAATCTCCACAGACTTTAATAAAGTGACCATAAGCCTTGCTTCTCCAGAATCTATTCTGGAGAGCTCTCATGGCGAAGTTACCCAACCGGAAACAATCAATTACAGAACATACAAGCCTGAAATGGGCGGCTTGTTCTGTGAGCGTATTTTCGGGCCTGTTAAGGATTGGGAATGTCACTGTGGAAAATATAAGAGAATTAGATATAAAGGTATCATCTGTGACAGATGTGGTGTTGAGGTAACAGAGAAAAAAGTACGTAGAGAGCGTATGGGACATATCGAATTGGTTGTTCCTGTGGCTCATATCTGGTATTTTAAGTCTTTGCCTAACAAAATAGGTTATCTATTAGGCTTGCCTACAAAGAAGCTTGACCAGATTATCTATTACGAGCGCTACGTTGTAATTCAGCCAGGTATCAAGGAAGATGACGGTATCGAAAAAATGGACTTCTTGACAGAAGACGAATATTTGGATATCATAGACAAACTTCCTAGAGAAAATCAGTTATTGGACGATGATGATCCTCAGAAATTCATAGCGAAAATGGGAGCTGAAGCTCTTGAAATGCTATTGTCAAGAACTGAGTTGGATACGTTGTCTTATGACTTAAGACATCAAGCGGCTACTGATACTTCTCAACAACGTAAAACAGAAGCGTTGAAGCGTTTGAGAGTTGTTGAGGCGTTTAGAGATTCAAAAACAAGAATCGAAAACAGACCTGAATGGATGGTTATCAAAATGGTTCCTGTGATTCCGCCAGAATTGCGTCCATTAGTACCATTGGATGGTGGTAGATTCGCTACATCTGATTTGAATGACCTTTATAGAAGAGTTATTATCAGAAATAACCGTCTTAAGCGTCTAATTGATATCAAGGCTCCAGAGGTGATCTTGAGAAATGAAAAGCGTATGCTTCAGGAGGCTGTTGACTCATTGTTCGATAACTCTAGAAAAGTAAACGCTGTACGTTCAGAAGGAAATAGAGCTTTGAAGTCTTTAAGTGATATGCTTAAAGGTAAGCAAGGTCGTTTCCGTCAAAACTTGCTTGGTAAAAGGGTTGACTATTCTGGCCGTTCTGTAATTGTGGTAGGGCCAGAGCTTAAAATGCATGAGTGCGGTCTTCCTAAAAATATGGCCGCGGAGCTTTTCAAGCCTTTTGTTATTAGAAAGCTAATTGAAAGAGGTATTGTAAAGACGGTTAAGTCTGCCAAGAAAATTGTTGATCGTAAGGATCCAGTTGTTTGGGATATTTTGGAGAATGTTCTTAAAGGACACCCTGTATTGCTAAACCGTGCTCCTACGCTTCACAGACTTGGTATTCAAGCATTCCAGCCTAAGCTTATCGAAGGTAAAGCGATTCAGTTGCATCCATTAGTATGTACTGCGTTTAACGCCGATTTCGATGGTGACCAGATGGCCGTTCACGTTCCATTAGGTCATGAGGCAATTCTTGAAGCGTCTATTTTGATGCTTGCTTCTCACAATATTTTGAACCCTGCCAATGGTAATCCGATCGCCGTTCCTTCTCAGGATATGGTATTGGGACTTTATTACTTGACTAAGGGTAGAAGATCAACGCCTGACCATCCAATTGAGGGTGAAGGTTTGACATTCTATGGAGCTGAAGAAGTTGTAATTGCGATTAATGAAGGTAGATTGTCTAAAAACGCTATCATCAAAGTTAGAACTAAGGTTCGTAATGATGAGACTGGCGAATTGGAGACAAAAATTATAGAGACTGTTGCTGGTAGAGTTCTAGTAAATCAATTCGTGCCAGAGGAAGTTGGCTATGTTAACGAATTGCTTTCCAAGAAAGCGCTTCAGGTGATCATTTCCAATGTGTTTAAAATCGTTGGTATGGCTCGTACAGCACAGTTCCTTGATGATATTAAGCATTTAGGATTCCAGACAGCCTATAAAGGAGGTTTGTCAATGGGACTTGGCGATATCATGATTCCTGATGAAAAAGAGGCTTTGATTAATCAAGCTAAAGATGAAGTGTCTGTTGTATGGGATAACTACCAAATGGGTCTTATCACAGATAATGAAAGATACAATCAGGTGATTGATATTTGGACTAAGATCAACTCGCAGCTGACGACTACGTTGATGACTCAGCTTGAGGATGATGAGCAAGGATTCAACAGTATCTATATGATGATGCACTCAGGAGCTCGTGGTTCGAGAGAGCAGATTCGTCAGTTGGGTGGTATGCGTGGTTTGATGGCTAAGCCTCAAAAAAATATCGCAGGTTCAGTAGGTGCGATTATTGAAAACCCTATTCTTTCAAACTTTAAGGAAGGGCTGGATGTAATCGAGTACTTTATTTCTACTCACGGTGCTCGTAAAGGTCTTGCCGATACAGCTCTTAAAACTGCCGATGCTGGTTACTTGACTCGTCGTTTGGTGGATGTGGCTCAAGATGTTGTGATTCACGAGTCTGATTGTGGCACTCTTAGAGGATTGGCTGTTACTCCATTGAAGGATAATGAAGAGATAGTTGAGCCTTTGTCTGAGAGAATTTTGGGTAGAACATCTGTTCATGATGTATTCAGGCCTGGTGCTGAGGAAGATGAAGTTCCAATTTTGAAAGCTGGAGAGGAGATCACTGAAGAGCTTGCAAAAAGAGTTGACGATGCTGGAATTGATGAAATCGAAATTCGTTCAGTATTGACTTGCGAAGCGAAGCAAGGTGTTTGCTCTAAATGTTATGGACGTAACTTGGCTACGGCCAGAATGTCTCAACTTGGCGATTCTGTCGGCGTGATTGCCGCGCAGTCGATTGGTGAGCCTGGTACACAGCTTACATTGAGAACGTTCCACGTTGGGGGTACTGCATCTCACATTGCTGAGGAAGCTTCTATTGATGCAAGATTTGATGGTATTGTTAAATTTGACGAAATAAGATCAATCTCAACTAAGAATCAAGATGACAAAGATACTCAAGTAGTATTAGGTCGTACAGGTGAGATTAAGATCATGGAGGCTAAATCTGGCAAGGAGTTAGGCTCAAACAACGTTCCTTATGGTGCATTCCTTAATGTCAAGGATGGTCAGAAGGTTTCGAAAGGAGATAAACTTTGTTCTTGGGATCCATTTAACGCAGTTATCGTAACTGAGTTTGCTGGTAAAGTTGAGTTTGAATCAGTTCAAGAAGGTATTACTTATAAAGTAGAGGCTGATGAAGCGACTGGTCACCAAGAGAAAGTAATTATAGAGACAAAGGATAAAACTAAGAACCCGACTATTAACATTACTGGAGGAAAAGAAGAGAGATCTTATTCTATTCCAGTAGGAGCTCACTTGTCTGTAGAGGATGGTGACGAGGTTATTGCTGGTCAAGTCTTGGTTAAGATTCCAAGAATGACAGGTAAGTCTGCCGATATTACCGGAGGTCTTCCGCGTGTTACTGAGTTGTTTGAAGCTCGTAACCCGTCTAGCCCTGCAGTAGTTTCTGAGATTGACGGTGTTGTTTCTTATGGAGGAATCAAGCGTGGTAACAGAGAGATCTTCGTAGAGTCGAAAGATGGTATCAAGAAGCGTTACCTTGTTCCGTTGTCAAGACATATCTTGGTTCAGGAAAATGACTTTGTGAAGGCTGGTATGAGATTGTCTGATGGAGCGAAAACTCCAGCGGATATTCTTTCAATCGAAGGTCCTACAAAAGTTCAGGAGTACGTAGTGAACGAAATTCAAGCTGTATACCGTCTACAAGGTGTGAAAATCAATGATAAGCACATTGAGGTGATCGTAAGACAGATGATGCAGAAAGTAATTATCGTTGATCCGGGAGATACAATTTTCTTGGCTAATCAACTTGTGGATAAGTTGCAGTTCTCTGAAGAGAACGATAATGTTCTTGAGAAAAAGGTTGTGACAGACGCTGGTGATTCTTCAAGCATGAGAGCTGGTCAGATTATTACTTCAAGACAATTAAGAGATGAGAATTCAGCGCTTAAGCGTAAGGATCTTAAGATAGTAAAAGTAAGAGATGCCCAAGCTGCCGTGTCAAAGCCTACGTTGCAAGGTATTACTCAGGCTTCATTAGGTACGGAAAGCTTTATCTCAGCAGCTTCCTTCCAGGAAACTACTAAGGTGTTAAGTGAAGCATCTATTAGAGGTAAGCAAGATTTGCTTAAGGGTCTGAAGGAAAATGTGATCGTTGGTCACTTGATTCCAGCAGGTACAGGAACTAGAGCTTTTCAAGGGCCAATAGTTACGCCTAAGGATGATTATGAAGTAGGTGATTACGCGTCGACAGCAAGTATTAAAGGAGCTAAAGCTTAG
- a CDS encoding DUF3467 domain-containing protein encodes MADEKQNPNQISIELSEDMAEGVYTNLAMIAHAQSEFVIDFIRMMPGVPKAKVKSRIILTPEHAKRLLKALEDNIKKYEANFGPVKSIEDNPKFPINFGGAMGEA; translated from the coding sequence ATGGCTGACGAAAAGCAAAATCCAAATCAGATAAGCATAGAGCTTTCTGAAGATATGGCTGAGGGGGTTTATACCAACTTAGCCATGATCGCTCACGCTCAAAGCGAGTTTGTAATTGACTTTATTCGAATGATGCCTGGCGTGCCTAAGGCAAAAGTGAAGTCAAGAATTATACTCACTCCTGAGCATGCCAAGAGGCTGTTAAAAGCTCTGGAAGACAATATAAAGAAATACGAGGCAAACTTCGGTCCTGTAAAATCAATTGAGGACAACCCTAAATTTCCGATTAATTTCGGTGGAGCAATGGGCGAAGCGTAG
- the rpsL gene encoding 30S ribosomal protein S12, with product MPTIQQLVRKGRKALTSKSKSPALDSCPQRRGVCTRVYTTTPKKPNSAMRKVARVRLTNGKEVNAYIGGEGHNLQEHSIVLIRGGRVKDLPGVRYHIVRGALDTAGVNGRLQGRSKYGAKRPKDKK from the coding sequence ATGCCTACTATACAGCAATTAGTGAGAAAAGGGAGAAAGGCTTTGACTTCAAAGTCAAAATCTCCAGCTTTGGATTCTTGCCCGCAAAGAAGAGGTGTGTGTACAAGGGTTTATACTACTACACCTAAGAAGCCTAACTCTGCGATGCGTAAGGTTGCCAGAGTAAGATTAACAAATGGTAAAGAAGTGAACGCCTATATCGGTGGTGAAGGTCACAACCTTCAAGAACACTCTATCGTGTTGATCAGAGGTGGAAGAGTAAAAGACCTTCCGGGTGTAAGATATCATATCGTTCGTGGTGCGTTGGATACTGCGGGTGTTAACGGTAGATTGCAAGGAAGATCTAAGTACGGAGCTAAGCGTCCAAAAGACAAGAAGTAA
- the rpsG gene encoding 30S ribosomal protein S7, with the protein MRKAKPKKRYILPDPKYNDTLVTKFVNMLMVDGKKSIAYNIFYSAIELVENKVGENGLETWKKALNNVMPGVEVKSRRVGGATFQVPMEVRPGRKTYLGISWLIRYARSRGEKTMIERLAGEIIAASKGEGAAVKKKDDTHRMAEANKAFSHFRF; encoded by the coding sequence ATGAGAAAAGCGAAACCAAAGAAGAGATATATTCTTCCTGATCCAAAGTATAATGATACTTTGGTAACTAAATTCGTAAACATGTTAATGGTCGACGGGAAGAAGAGTATTGCTTACAATATTTTCTACAGCGCTATCGAGTTGGTAGAGAATAAAGTTGGTGAGAATGGTCTTGAGACTTGGAAAAAGGCATTGAACAATGTTATGCCTGGTGTAGAGGTGAAATCAAGAAGAGTAGGTGGAGCCACTTTCCAAGTTCCTATGGAGGTTCGCCCTGGTCGTAAGACTTACCTAGGGATTAGCTGGTTGATTCGTTATGCGAGATCAAGAGGTGAAAAGACGATGATTGAAAGATTAGCTGGTGAGATCATCGCTGCGTCAAAAGGTGAAGGAGCCGCAGTGAAGAAAAAGGATGATACGCATAGAATGGCTGAAGCTAACAAAGCATTTTCACACTTTAGATTTTAA